The following coding sequences are from one Plasmodium gaboni strain SY75 chromosome 10, whole genome shotgun sequence window:
- a CDS encoding putative DNA-directed RNA polymerase II, whose amino-acid sequence MYFVIEEWKNVIIKPSQLGPRYQQYIEDMLRNSVEGQCSVKYGYVICVIRIIHSEPGRVQDGTGMIVVKVKYQAIVFKPFKDEVLDAIVTDVNKLGFFAQAGPLKIFISRTAIPKYFEYSEDSHYPCFSSGDYNIKPQTTVRIKLQGIRYDLSNMFAIATINNEYLGCIESNTLQVM is encoded by the exons atgtattttGTTATTGAAGAATGGAAAAATGTAATCATTAAACCGAGCCAACTAGGCCCCAGATATCAACAATATATTGAAGATATGTTAAGAAATAGTGTAGAAGGTCAATGTAGTGTGAAATATGGATATGTTATTTGTGTTATTAGAATAATTCATAGTGAACCTGGGCGAGTTCAGGATGGAACTGGTATGATTGTAGTTAAGGTTAAATATCAAGCCATTGTTTTTAAGCCCTTCAAAGATGAG GTATTGGATGCCATTGTAACGGACGTGAACAAGTTAGGTTTTTTTGCTCAAGCAGGTccattaaaaatatttatatcaagAACGGCTATTCCAAAATATTTCGAGTATTCTGAAGATTCACATTACCCATGTTTTTCATCAGGGGATTATAACATAAAACCCCAGACAACAGTTCGCATAAAATTACAGGGTATACGATATGATTTATCAAATATGTTTGCCATAGCAACaattaataatgaatatCTTGGATGTATAGAATCCAACACTTTGCAAGTCatgtaa
- a CDS encoding hypothetical protein (conserved Plasmodium protein, unknown function), with protein sequence MAITAGKCCKYIRKYFTNGLKKNSLPYFMYCKNKPFLMNSKFVQKYKLDSVPKSVINRYVQDKRRLKNDDID encoded by the exons ATGGCGATAACAGCAGGAAAGTgttgtaaatatattaggaaatattttacgaatggattaaaaaaaaacagtcttccatattttatgtattgTAAAAACAAGCCGTTTTTAATGAACTCTAAATTTGTTcagaaatataaattagATAGTGTACCTAAGAGTGTTATAAATAG GTATGTACAAGATAAGAGAAGGTTGAAGAACGACGACATTGATTga
- a CDS encoding putative topoisomerase — translation MMNCNTVNKKAILEAIEDFVLHIFAWFLDINVDIFKNNSDKKYSSKLFDKKLINLCRTLSVVELVNEIIMKDKSCTQREIYYKFYNIFSEQNQTNKHIKDVCNILGYERSSLNIYASEKGCIAGLLILKKGYEILNLSEHENGLMINEFLLNVDKIESMANYIIVVEKYSVYQKLCENKIWNIIPCILITGKGFPDLSTRKIVCELMHTFQLECVYVGDFDPHGIKIFLNYKEGIKSIDKEYLYACKNMKWIGMCSNDIMFFPKESLITLTKKEKNILQNLINDKNFLSTSQLKNEIIQMDRINYKFEIEAVQYLGMDFFIKKYLIKKILRKEWLT, via the exons atgatgaattGTAATACGGTTAATAAGAAGGCCATTCTTGAAG CAATTGAAGATTTTGTGCTTCATATATTTGCGTGGTTCTTAGACATTAATgttgatatatttaaaaataactcagacaaaaaatattcaagCAAGTTATTTGATAAGAAACTAATAAACCTCTGTAGAA cTCTGTCTGTGGTAGAGCTTGTGaatgaaataattatgaag gATAAAAGCTGTACACAGagagaaatatattacaaattttataatatttttagtGAGCAGAACCAGACCAACAAGCATATTAAA GATGTTTGTAATATTTTGGGATATGAAAGATCatcattaaatatatatgcatCAGAAAAAG GTTGCATAGCTGGGTTGCTAATTCTTAAAAAGGgatatgaaatattaaatcTTAGCGAACATG AAAATGGATTAATGATCAATgaatttcttttaaatgTTGATAAAATCGAAAGCATGgcaaattatataatagtTGTGGAAAAATATTCAGTTTATCAAAAACTTTGcgaaaataaaatatggaac ATAATTCCTTGTATTTTAATTACTGGTAAAGGTTTTCCAGATTTATCAACTAGAAAAATTGTGTGTGAACTTATGCATACTTTTCAATTGGAG TGTGTTTATGTTGGCGATTTCGATCCTCATGgaattaaaatatttttaaattataagGAAGGAATAAAATCAATTGataaagaatatttatatgcttgtaaaaatatgaaatgGATTGGTATGTGCTCAAATgatattatgttttttcCAAAGGAAAGTCTTATAACACTTActaaaaaagaaaagaacATTCTTCagaatttaataaatgataaaaattttttatctacatcacaattaaaaaatgaaataattcAAATGGACAGAATAAATTACAAATTTGAAATTGAAGCTGTTCAATATCTAGGTATGgatttttttattaagaaatatttaatcaaaaaaattttgaGAAAAGAATGGttaacataa
- a CDS encoding centrin-3 (transcript variant 2; alternatively spliced) has product MINRKSESVSFTPRAITNRPISSNRRRGRNEITDEQKNEIKEAFDLFDTEKTGKIDYHELKVTIRALGFDIKKADVLELMREYDKTNSGHIDYNDFLDIMTQKISERDPTEEIIKAFKLFDDDDTGKISLKNLRRVSRELGENLSDDELQAMIDEFDKDMDGEISQEEFLSIMKQTSLY; this is encoded by the exons ATGATAAATAGAAAAAGCGAATCTGTGAGTTTTACCCCCAGAGCAATTACTAACAGACCAATCAGTAGTAATCGAAGAAGGGGACGTAACGAAATAACAgatgaacaaaaaaatgaaataaaagaaGCTTTTGATTTATTTGATACAGAAAAAACAGGAAAAATTGATTATCATGAGTTAAAAGTAA CCATTCGAGCTCTTGGATTTGATATAAAGAAAGCAGACGTATTAGAGTTGATGAGAGAATATGATAAAACAAATTCTGGTCATATTGACTATAATGATTTCTTAGACAtaa TGACCCAAAAAATTAGTGAAAGAGACCCAACAGAAGAAATCATAAAAGCCTTCAAATTGTttgatgatgatgatactg GAAAaatttctttaaaaaatctTAGAAGAGTGTCAAGAGAACta GGAGAAAATTTATCTGATGATGAATTGCAAGCCATGATAGATGAATTTGATAAAGACATGGATGGAGAAATAAGTCAAGAGGAATTTTTAAGTATTATGAAACAAACAAGtctatattaa
- a CDS encoding centrin-3 (transcript variant 1; alternatively spliced), with translation MINRKSESVSFTPRAITNRPISSNRRRGRNEITDEQKNEIKEAFDLFDTEKTGKIDYHELKVAIRALGFDIKKADVLELMREYDKTNSGHIDYNDFLDIMTQKISERDPTEEIIKAFKLFDDDDTGKISLKNLRRVSRELGENLSDDELQAMIDEFDKDMDGEISQEEFLSIMKQTSLY, from the exons ATGATAAATAGAAAAAGCGAATCTGTGAGTTTTACCCCCAGAGCAATTACTAACAGACCAATCAGTAGTAATCGAAGAAGGGGACGTAACGAAATAACAgatgaacaaaaaaatgaaataaaagaaGCTTTTGATTTATTTGATACAGAAAAAACAGGAAAAATTGATTATCATGAGTTAAAA GTAGCCATTCGAGCTCTTGGATTTGATATAAAGAAAGCAGACGTATTAGAGTTGATGAGAGAATATGATAAAACAAATTCTGGTCATATTGACTATAATGATTTCTTAGACAtaa TGACCCAAAAAATTAGTGAAAGAGACCCAACAGAAGAAATCATAAAAGCCTTCAAATTGTttgatgatgatgatactg GAAAaatttctttaaaaaatctTAGAAGAGTGTCAAGAGAACta GGAGAAAATTTATCTGATGATGAATTGCAAGCCATGATAGATGAATTTGATAAAGACATGGATGGAGAAATAAGTCAAGAGGAATTTTTAAGTATTATGAAACAAACAAGtctatattaa
- a CDS encoding 60S ribosomal protein L3 — protein MSHRKFERPRHGSLGFLPRKRCKRLRGKIRSFPKDDKEKPPHFTAFMGYKAGMTHIVREVDKPGSKLHKKEIVEACTIIECAPMVVVGIVGYRETPKGLRILSTVWANHVSDEFRRRYYKNWYKSEKKAFTKSLNVPEGTKNCLLKRIEKYCTVLRAICHTQPSKTPLRMKKAHIMEVQINGGSMKEKLEFVKDMLEKNLPVSTVFNPNEMIDVISVTKGHGTKGVVSRYGVKRLPRKTHRGLRKVACIGAWHPARVQFQIPRHGQKGYFHRTERNKKIYRIGLKTDKNSASTDADITEKKITPMGGFPHYGVVNEDFLLLKGCVAGTRKRPITLRKTIVPQVSRDALAQVSLKFIDTSSKIGHGRFQTSEEKVKYYGPLKKDLKA, from the coding sequence atgtcGCATCGTAAATTCGAAAGGCCACGTCACGGTTCTTTAGGTTTCTTACCCAGGAAAAGATGCAAAAGATTAAGAGGAAAGATTCGTTCCTTTCCAAAGGATGATAAAGAGAAACCTCCACATTTTACAGCATTTATGGGATATAAGGCAGGTATGACACATATTGTTAGAGAAGTAGATAAGCCAGGTTCTaaattacataaaaaagaaattgTAGAAGCATGTACTATTATTGAATGTGCTCCTATGGTAGTTGTTGGTATTGTAGGATATAGAGAAACACCAAAAGGTTTACGTATTTTAAGTACTGTATGGGCTAATCATGTTTCTGATGAATTCAGAAGAAGATATTATAAGAACTGGTATAAATCTGAGAAAAAAGCTTTTACTAAATCATTAAATGTTCCTGAAGGTACAAAAAATtgtttattaaaaagaatagaaaaatattgtaCTGTATTAAGAGCTATATGTCATACTCAACCTTCTAAAACTCCCTTACGTATGAAAAAAGCTCATATTATGGAAGTTCAAATTAATGGTGGTTCTATGAAAGAAAAACTTGAATTTGTTAAAGATATGTTAGAAAAAAACTTACCTGTATCTACCGTTTTTAACCCTAATGAAATGATTGATGTTATTAGTGTAACCAAAGGACATGGTACAAAAGGTGTTGTAAGCAGATATGGTGTTAAAAGATTACCAAGAAAAACACACAGAGGTTTAAGAAAAGTTGCTTGTATTGGTGCTTGGCATCCAGCTAGAGTACAATTTCAAATTCCAAGACACGGTCAAAAAGGTTATTTCCATAGAACagaaagaaataaaaaaatctACAGAATAGGACTAAAAACTGATAAAAATAGTGCATCCACTGATGCTGATATtacagaaaaaaaaattacacCCATGGGAGGTTTTCCACACTATGGTGTTGTTAATGAAGATTTTCTCTTATTAAAAGGTTGTGTAGCTGGAACCAGGAAAAGACCAATCACTTTAAGAAAAACTATTGTACCTCAAGTCTCAAGAGATGCACTTGCTCAAGTTTCACTTAAATTTATTGATACCTCCTCGAAAATTGGACATGGTAGATTCCAGACTAGTGAAGAAAAGGTTAAATACTATGGACCACTTAAAAAAGATTTAAAAGCATAA
- a CDS encoding putative palmitoyltransferase — protein MKEVNAYEKDIRRLLPVMLIGLVTVVMYTIFVTFYCMVLLQINVEKQYVNIDLLNEGYTKLITFHILLFLLIWSFYKTYKVNPGNIPDNHEWRVEPNIGRIKEREKTGELRYCIHEKKYKPDRSHYCRAIEKNVLKMDHYCPWVANCVGFYNYKFFLLSLFYANICCLYVNINCYTSFPNFYSNPNILFNEVFYLFLEIVLASVILIIIFPFFLFHIYLTSKNYTTLEFCVTGQWEKGNIYDLGIEENFKQVLGDNVLFWIFPLGKPKGNGLFYKTADQMGYIYK, from the exons atgaaagAAGTTAATGCATatgaaaaagatataaGGCGACTTTTACCTGTTATG CTAATAGGTTTAGTAACCGTTGTTATGTACACAATATTTGTTACa TTTTATTGTATGGTATTATTACAAATTAATGTGGAAAAAcaatatgtaaatatagATCTCTTAAATGAAGGATATACTAAATTAATAACAT tTCATATACTACTCTTTCTACTCATATGGtctttttataaaacataCAAAGTAAACCCAGGAAATATTCCTG ATAATCATGAATGGAGAGTTGAACCAAATATTGGAAGAATAAAGGAAAGGGAAAAAACAG GTGAACTTCGTTATTGCATTCatgagaaaaaatataaaccCGATAGATCACATTATTGCCG gGCAATCGAAAAGAATGTCTTAAAAATGGACCATTATTGTCCATGG GTGGCTAATTGTGTAGgattttataattataaattttttttgttaagTTTATTTTATGCGAATATATGTTGCttatatgttaatataaattGTTATACGTCTTTCCcaaatttttattcaaaCCCAAATATACTATTCAATGAggtattttatttattcttgGAAATTGTCTTGGCATCTGTCATATTAAT TATCATATTTCCATTTTTCTTATTCCACATATATTTGACGTCTAAGAATTATACGACCCTTGAATTTTGTGTG ACTGGACAATGGGAGAAGGGAAATATATACGATTTGGGAATCgaagaaaattttaaaCAAGTTTTA gGAGATAATGTTTTGTTTTGGATTTTTCCACTTGGAAAACCGAAAGGAAACGGGCTATTCTACAAAACAGCTGATCAGATGggttatatatataaatga
- a CDS encoding putative methyltransferase codes for YYKRTYKVTNILKINGIGLRNWDCDKIKNFISKFDVTCMIYLIDNEDMIYIEFYRKKDCTFVYKFFNDTLPTGSTCSISDVSAEYANIKYEINNNACAIYSCDYSCLLKHKEYITIIDNVLDKKLSDEILENYKNEKWLMYTKNDEINVGYYFCRNIPNKIYKSYCISKLDSFFSLEFLERITKIFNNRQPNQITILNCHLKKAIEYVIESSYIFDDEIAFLVLGNELPMSFLDIRNKEKLNLVIESNTLLRIKGKLRHEIIFGIPKKKKIQMQDKLMDRKNSYLVIFRFIREDNIENFVTQKIKNKIPPNEKQEKDCVPIDVNEYTSEKLEKTYVLDVYNQIALHFGHTRYKSWKNVENIINEEKKGNIILDVGCGNGKNLRESSKYFYIGLDFSLYLLMLAKKKTNTDLLLSNCINIPLRSNLADLCISIAVIHHLGTHEKRKQAVNEMVRCTKVGGRILIYVWAYEQQENVVGNRKFDSQDIFVPWYFQQQYKTEGQDDDTGGGGGEEEQQEKEKEENHKFKPVKKDLVKLERYYHVFKKEELYELCNSIEGVEVEKFYFDCNNWGIILRKFF; via the exons aTATTACAAAAGAACATACAAAGTAACGAACATATTAAAGATAAATGGTATTGGTTTAAGGAATTGGGACTgtgataaaataaaaaatttcatTTCTAAATTTGATGTTACTTgtatgatatatttaattgaCAATGAAgatatgatttatatagAATTTTATAGAAAGAAGGACTGCACCTTtgtttataaatttttcaacgat aCTTTGCCGACTGGGTCGACATGTAGTATATCTGATGTTAGTGCAGAATATgcaaatataaaatacgaaataaataacaatGCTTGTGCAATTTATTCTTGTGATTATTCGTGCttattaaaacataaagaatatattacCATTATTGATAATGTTCTTGATAAGAAATTATCTGATGAAATTCTTGagaattataaaaatgaaaaatgGTTGATGTATACAAAAAATGATG AGATCAATGTTGGATATTATTTCTGTAGAAATATTccaaataaaatatataaatcttACTGTATTTCAAAATTAgattcttttttttctctaGAATTTTTAGAACgaataacaaaaatatttaataatagACAACCCAACCAAATTACTATATTAAACTGTCATCTCAAAAAAGCTATAGAATATGTTATTGAATCaagttatatttttgac gaCGAAATAGCCTTTTTAGTGCTAGGCAACGAATTACCAATGTCATTTCTTGATATACGAAACA aagaaaaattaaaccTTGTAATTGAGAGTAATACCCTTTTAAGAATTAAAGGGAAATTAAGGCATGAGATAATTTTTGGGattccaaaaaaaaaaaaaattcaaatgCAAGATAAG CTTATGGATAGAAAAAATAGCTACCTCGTCATATTCAGGTTCATTAGAGAGGATAATATAGAAAACTTTGTAACGCAAAAgattaaaaataaaataccTCCAAATGAAAAACAAGAAAAAGATTGTGTTCCTATTGATGTAAATGAATACACGTCAGAAAAATTAGAGAAGACGTATGTATTAGATGTTTACAACCAAATAGCTTTGCATTTTGGTCACACAAG ataCAAATCTTGGAAGAATgtagaaaatataattaatgaagaaaaaaaagggAATATAATTTTAGATGTAGGATGTGGAAATGGAAAGAATTTGCGTGAATcatcaaaatatttttatatagGATTAGATTTTAGtctttatttattgatGCTTGCAAAGAAAAAGACGAACACGGATTTGTTGTTATCGAATTGTATAAACATACCATTAAGATCGA atTTGGCTGATTTGTGTATATCCATTGCAGTTATACATCACTTGGGTACACATGAAAAAAG AAAACAAGCAGTCAATGAAATGGTTCGGTGCACGAAAGTTGGAGGAAGgattttaatatatgtcTG gGCCTATGAACAACAAGAAAATGTCGTAGGAAATCGAAAATTTGATTCTCAAGATA tATTCGTACCTTGGTACTTTCAACAACAATATAAAACAGAAGGACAAGATGATGACACCGGAGGAGGAGGAGGAGAAGAAGAACAAcaagaaaaagaaaaagaagaaaatcATAAGTTTAAACCTGTAAAAAAAG ATCTAGTTAAATTAGAAAGATATTACcatgtttttaaaaaagaagaattatatgaattatgTAATAGCATCGAAGGAGTAGAGGTTGagaaattttattttgattgTAATAATTGGGGAATTATATtaagaaaatttttttaa
- a CDS encoding protoporphyrinogen oxidase, which translates to MNSYKKYDVASHKIYDVILIGGGLFNCCLYYYLKLKNSELSIIIIEKEEKLGGYIKTYTYNMDDKKILVELGPNMFKLCNESYNLINKLNLLSSVRLLDDKLIKYIYNKKHHKLYPLYLNIFSYLSFPLINISNKIKLLFKLIFKQYKNLNSYINDISVENYMKDNFDSQHYNFLLLPFIYGSCAGNGQISALSFFSRNLKLFNNKVNSLYIWNDKIKRENQNTNTNTNTNTNTQCVNNNSLIYQHLNNKKKKKFYLFTPCFNLFYLSNNNSKMFLYINALYNYYYSSNKKTKQKNLLNYICYNINILLLYMKQFYINIFSHISIFLKCTYKLFYPFLMLPDLAKWTSHIDEDDEKKKKKKKNLIGKTISFKNGLYELIDKLKSHMNKDYIFTNHEVDFIEKAYNDLWMCNIKHEKQNKTIYGKNIVLTVNSKICSNIMRKILPINIRDILLNFPYSNIISISLYYKKNDINIPNNFFGFLSSDKCAHILGCFYINNMFKERCNDDNTVLLTLYMGGSNHPNDITLDENEIKEIISKDLRNIFDINNDAQPNILKIHKWNEAIPFYSYNYEKLLKIFLDELNKSSYKNLYVDSGWITGTSISDRIRSAQDLCEYIFYHATDQSQ; encoded by the coding sequence atgaattcatataaaaaatatgatgTGGCTTCACATAAAATTTATGATGTTATTTTAATTGGTGGTGGTTTATTCAATTGCTGcttgtattattatttaaaattaaaaaattctGAACTGTccataataataatagaaaaagaagaaaagTTAGGAGGGTATATAAAgacatatacatataatatggATGATAAAAAGATATTAGTAGAGTTAGGTCCGAATATGTTTAAATTATGTAATGAAAgttataatttaattaataaacTTAATTTACTTTCTAGTGTTAGATTATTAGATGATAAacttataaaatatatatataataaaaaacatcataaattatatcctttgtatttaaatatattttcttatttatctttccctttaataaatatttcaaataaaattaaattactcttcaaattaatatttaaacaatataaaaatttaaattcatatataaatgatatatctgttgaaaattatatgaaagATAATTTCGATTCACAacattataattttttacTTTTGCCTTTTATATATGGCTCGTGTGCAGGCAATGGACAAATATCTGCACTTTCCTTCTTTTCAAGAAATTTAAAGCtctttaataataaagtgaattctttatatatatggaatgataaaattaaaaggGAGAACCAAAATACAAATACAAATACAAATACGAATACAAATACACAATgtgttaataataattctcTTATTTATCAAcatttgaataataaaaaaaaaaaaaaattttatttatttacaccatgttttaatttattttaccTTTCAAATAATAACTCAAAAATgtttctatatataaatgcCTTATACAATTATTACTATTCCTCAAATAAGAAgacaaaacaaaaaaatctattgaattatatttgttacaatattaatattttgttgttatatatgaaacaattttatattaatatatttagtcatatttctatatttttaaaatgtaCATACAAACTTTTTTACCCTTTTTTAATGTTACCTGATCTAGCCAAATGGACTAGCCATATtgatgaagatgatgaaaaaaaaaaaaaaaaaaaaaaaaatttaattgGAAAAACTATTAGCTTTAAAAATGgtttatatgaattaatagataaattaaaaagtcatatgaataaagattatatatttacaaatCATGAAGTAGATTTTATTGAAAAGGCTTATAATGATTTATGGATGTGTAACATCAAACATGAAAAGCAAAATAAGACAATATATGGTAAAAACATAGTTTTAACTGTAAATTCGAAAATATGTTCTAATATTATGAGAAAGATTTTACCGATTAACATAAGAGATATACTTTTAAATTTTCCATATTCCAATATTATAAgtatatcattatattataagaaaaatgatataaatattccTAACAACTTTTTTGGCTTTTTATCATCTGATAAATGTGCACATATCTTGGgatgtttttatattaataacaTGTTTAAAGAAAGATgtaatgatgataatacAGTATTGTTAACATTATATATGGGTGGATCAAATCATCCAAATGATATTACTTTagatgaaaatgaaattaaagaaataatttCAAAAGATTTAAGAAACATATTTGacataaataatgatgCACAACctaatattttaaaaatacataaatgGAATGAAGCAATACcattttattcatataattacGAGAAACtcttaaaaatatttttggatgaattaaataaatcctcttataaaaatttgtATGTCGATTCTGGATGGATAACTGGAACATCCATATCGGACAGGATAAGATCTGCACAGGATTTGTGCgaatatatcttttatcATGCGACTGATCAATcacaataa
- a CDS encoding putative zinc finger, C3HC4 type, whose translation MEEENERERLRIRISLNDLILILSVCYSVGDIFVQWNEFSKCYKPIQLWLVVSFISIVLYRFSHFVAQYFINENDDFIIYRRNSPPFYISFLVLFILFPFFIIWNIIGTIWIYQIMKYTPNCLPRNNHPWFIVLWIILCYVWIVLYLFFIILSIYLEYQSRIYQRTITNMQNDDVFSRWTDNIDLMRDYGIFIYSNGLRLKQIENLPFYYIKNISNESKCSICLNDFQIDECVRTLLLCNHTFHKSCIDLWLIRSATCPNCKSPIASQGVFMNV comes from the coding sequence atGGAGGAGGAAAACGAAAGAGAACGATTGAGAATACGTATAAGTTTGAACgatttaatattaatactATCAGTTTGTTATTCCGTGGGTGATATATTTGTTCAATGGAATGAATTTTCTAAATGTTATAAGCCTATACAATTATGGCTTGTTGTTTCATTCATTTCTATTGTATTATACAGATTTTCTCATTTTGTTGCtcaatattttattaatgaaaatgatgattttataatatatagaagAAACAGTCCACCTTTTTATATTAGCTTCTTAGTACTCTTTATACTgtttcctttttttattatttggAATATTATAGGAACAATATGGATATATCAAATTATGAAATACACTCCAAATTGTTTACCAAGAAATAATCATCCTTGGTTTATTGTTCTCTGGATTATACTTTGCTATGTATGGATTGTgttgtatttattttttattatactATCTATATATCTCGAATATCAATCCAGAATTTATCAAAGGACCATAACCAATATGCAAAATGATGATGTATTCTCAAGATGGACAGATAATATTGACTTAATGAGAGACTATggtatttttatttatagtAATGGATTAAGATTAAAACAAATAGAAAATTTGccattttattatatcaaaaatatttcaaacGAATCCAAATGTTCTATATGCTTAAATGATTTCCAAATAGATGAATGTGTAAGAACATTGTTATTATGTAATCACACTTTTCATAAATCTTGTATTGATTTGTGGCTAATCAGAAGTGCTACCTGTCCAAATTGCAAATCACCTATTGCATCGCAAGGGGTTTTTATGAACGTTTaa
- a CDS encoding putative rRNA-processing protein EBP2, whose translation MKVVKKSVEKPLKKKTLKEKKKKQAQNSTSEYVEKKKLNKKEKKEFNNNNNNIDEEDDEILFNQEDFEKKKQKSLENKILLSKKLKEIKLQFKDYNDDDQHNNNNNNKNSWIETLDITSTEYYYLKRTELFGISESREKQLQHITHINVIKGLQQLQALNINFNRPYDFLADMLKSDIHMEKIRQKILKEHEQAEIRETNKLKRINKKFLKKCGSQKIKSHKEALEKKQNLLKIDQLKKTNNLQNLNVQEFFLKHSKDHDNKSAKKNLNNKEKKNKPIKNKQLTKKKNINNKRKGSSKNSSKNKKIKKKHKHKNRK comes from the coding sequence atgaaGGTAGTCAAAAAAAGTGTTGAGAAACCATTGAAGAAGAAAAcattaaaagaaaagaaaaaaaaacaagCACAAAATAGTACTTCTGAATATgtggaaaaaaaaaaattaaataaaaaagaaaaaaaggaatttaataataataataataatatagatgaagaagatgatGAGATTCTTTTTAATCAAGAAgattttgaaaaaaaaaaacaaaaatctcttgaaaataaaatattattatcaaaaaaattaaaagaaataaaattacaatttaaagattataatgatgatgatcaacataataataataataataataaaaatagttGGATTGAAACATTAGATATTACTAGTAcagaatattattatttaaaaagaacAGAATTATTTGGAATATCAGAATCAAGAGAAAAACAATTACAACATATAACACATATCAATGTTATTAAAGGTTTACAACAACTTCAAGcattaaatattaattttaatagACCATATGATTTTCTAGCTGACATGTTAAAGTCAGATATACACATGGAAAAAATTAGACAAAAAATTCTAAAAGAACATGAACAAGCTGAAATCAGAGAAACTAATAAACTTAAAcgaattaataaaaaattccttaaaaaatgtggatcacaaaaaattaaaagtCATAAAGAAGCTCtagaaaaaaaacaaaatctattaaaaattgatcaattaaaaaaaacaaacaaTTTACAAAATCTTAATGTACAAgaattctttttaaaacattCAAAAGATCATGATAACAAATctgcaaaaaaaaatttaaataacaaagaaaaaaaaaataaacctatcaaaaataaacaattaacaaaaaaaaaaaacatcAATAATAAAAGGAAGGGATCCTCAAAAAATTcaagtaaaaataaaaaaattaaaaaaaaacataaacataaaaatagaaaGTAA